Proteins from a single region of Catenulispora acidiphila DSM 44928:
- a CDS encoding sigma-70 family RNA polymerase sigma factor, which yields MRAPRGGFDVATVRAAQRGDQTALRDLLAEALPLVYNIVGFALHAHADVDDAVQETMVRAVRGLRDVRDPGAFRSWLVAVAIRQIHDHQRASRAVQDRTMPLDEAFAVADPAADFADVTALRLDLTGQRREVAEAATWLDDGNRELLGLWWMTEQGRLDRAELAEALGVPQNQAAVRIQRLKQQLSATRVVVRALRAPERCRGLSDLTSRWDGHRNALWRKRFVGHTRDCEICDGRSHDLVPVEKLLAGLPLAVVPTALAAAVFKAATAASAGGGGGAAGIAHGSHGASSLGHGSSLGHSSAKLLGFLPAKVPAVIAAVAAASAVGVAATAVWANSQTSGALPAPTPIASSTSTSSPNAVAAASPPPTSTTPPTTPSPKPSTPVPSSKPTSPSAHPTPTKTVAPPPRPGVSGPKKGVAAWSAPGFDSALTSSKASWYYDWSPSRMDQLGKAGPEFVPMIWGAKNADSTTLATARSAGTTLLGFNEPDMGSQSNMTVAQALDLWPKLQATGLRLGSPAVAANAATPGGWLDQFMAGAAARGYRVDFITVHWYGSDFRPGPAVDQLRSYLQAIHDRYHLPIWVTEYALISFSGGSQYPAPDQQAAFVTQSAAMLDSLPYVERYAWFGLAASSGSSTGTALFQNGAATPMGVAYEAS from the coding sequence ATGAGAGCACCGCGGGGCGGATTCGACGTCGCCACCGTGCGGGCGGCGCAGCGGGGTGACCAGACCGCGCTGCGCGATCTGCTCGCTGAGGCACTGCCGCTGGTCTACAACATCGTCGGCTTCGCGCTGCATGCGCACGCCGATGTCGATGACGCCGTTCAGGAGACCATGGTGCGCGCCGTTCGCGGATTGCGCGATGTGCGCGATCCCGGGGCGTTCCGCTCCTGGCTGGTCGCCGTCGCGATTCGGCAGATCCACGATCACCAGCGGGCTTCGCGTGCGGTGCAGGACCGGACCATGCCGCTGGACGAGGCCTTCGCGGTCGCGGATCCGGCTGCGGACTTCGCCGACGTGACCGCCCTGCGGCTGGATCTGACCGGGCAGCGCCGGGAGGTCGCCGAGGCCGCGACGTGGCTGGACGACGGCAACCGGGAGCTGCTGGGCCTGTGGTGGATGACCGAGCAGGGCCGGCTGGACCGCGCCGAGCTCGCCGAAGCCCTGGGCGTGCCGCAAAACCAGGCCGCCGTGCGGATCCAGCGGCTCAAGCAGCAGCTGTCGGCGACGCGCGTCGTCGTGCGCGCGCTGCGGGCGCCGGAGCGCTGCCGGGGTCTGTCGGATCTCACCAGCAGGTGGGACGGTCACCGCAACGCGTTGTGGCGCAAGCGGTTCGTCGGCCACACCCGGGACTGCGAGATCTGCGACGGCAGGTCGCACGACCTCGTCCCGGTCGAGAAGTTGTTGGCCGGACTGCCGTTGGCGGTGGTCCCGACAGCGCTCGCCGCTGCCGTGTTCAAGGCGGCGACCGCGGCGAGTGCCGGGGGCGGGGGAGGTGCGGCTGGGATCGCTCACGGTTCCCACGGCGCCTCCTCGCTCGGCCATGGCTCCTCGCTCGGCCACAGCTCCGCCAAACTGTTGGGCTTCCTGCCCGCCAAGGTTCCAGCCGTGATCGCAGCAGTCGCCGCGGCGAGCGCCGTCGGAGTGGCAGCCACCGCGGTCTGGGCCAACTCGCAGACCTCCGGCGCCCTCCCGGCTCCGACGCCGATCGCGTCCAGCACCTCGACGAGCTCCCCGAACGCGGTCGCCGCCGCGAGCCCGCCGCCGACCTCGACCACGCCACCGACCACACCGTCTCCCAAGCCCTCGACCCCGGTCCCGTCCTCGAAACCGACGTCGCCCTCCGCGCACCCGACCCCGACCAAAACCGTCGCCCCGCCTCCGCGTCCCGGCGTCTCCGGACCGAAGAAGGGCGTCGCAGCTTGGAGCGCCCCCGGCTTCGACTCGGCGCTGACCAGTTCCAAGGCGTCCTGGTACTACGACTGGTCGCCGAGCCGCATGGACCAGCTCGGCAAAGCCGGTCCGGAGTTCGTCCCGATGATCTGGGGCGCGAAGAACGCCGACTCCACGACGCTGGCCACCGCGCGCTCGGCAGGCACGACCCTGCTCGGATTCAACGAGCCCGACATGGGCTCGCAGTCCAACATGACCGTCGCGCAGGCGCTGGACCTGTGGCCCAAGCTCCAAGCCACCGGCCTGCGCCTGGGCAGCCCGGCGGTCGCCGCCAACGCCGCGACCCCCGGCGGCTGGCTCGACCAGTTCATGGCCGGTGCGGCGGCGCGCGGCTACCGCGTCGACTTCATCACCGTGCACTGGTACGGCTCGGACTTCCGCCCGGGACCGGCCGTCGATCAGCTGCGGTCCTATCTGCAAGCCATCCACGACCGCTACCACCTGCCGATCTGGGTCACCGAGTACGCGCTCATCTCCTTCTCCGGCGGCAGCCAATACCCGGCTCCGGACCAGCAGGCAGCCTTCGTGACCCAGTCCGCGGCGATGCTCGACTCGCTGCCCTACGTCGAGCGCTACGCGTGGTTCGGCTTGGCGGCGTCCTCCGGGTCCTCGACGGGGACGGCGCTGTTCCAGAACGGCGCGGCGACACCGATGGGGGTGGCTTATGAAGCATCCTGA
- a CDS encoding NAD(P)/FAD-dependent oxidoreductase, whose protein sequence is MRAAVIGVGILGSSVGWNLARRGAEVILLDAGRPGEGVTDWTFSWVNASNKTVRRSYFDLNVAGVAEYRELAEVIGPDSWWYPGGHLRWADDPAAQAKWLGIAELLTRWDYPVEILTGEQARRLEPALTMSEATPVVFYPDEAWVHGRRLVGRLVAEAVAAGAECRFDSAVRDIGTSADGSVRTVVLSDGNSLEADVVVNATGPAAAEIAGLVGRALPMRWEPGAVTRIDCDRVPIQRVMHAPHIEIRPDGDASMVLHSREIDALIDTAVNPAELGRLLQDAVRRVLPGLDSSRIVETRVSNRPIPDDGFPSVGAIPSVPGYYEAVSHSGITLGPVLGRLLAEEILGGAPDALLADFRPERFTA, encoded by the coding sequence GTGCGAGCCGCGGTCATCGGAGTGGGCATCCTCGGGTCCAGCGTGGGCTGGAACCTGGCCCGGCGCGGCGCCGAGGTGATCCTCCTCGACGCCGGGCGGCCCGGGGAAGGCGTCACCGACTGGACCTTCTCGTGGGTCAACGCCAGCAACAAGACCGTGCGCCGGTCCTACTTCGACCTCAACGTGGCGGGCGTCGCCGAATACCGCGAGCTCGCCGAGGTCATCGGGCCGGACTCGTGGTGGTATCCCGGCGGCCATCTGCGGTGGGCGGACGATCCTGCCGCGCAGGCCAAATGGCTGGGGATCGCCGAGCTGCTGACCAGGTGGGACTATCCGGTCGAGATCCTGACCGGCGAGCAGGCGCGGCGCCTGGAACCGGCGCTCACGATGTCCGAGGCGACTCCGGTCGTGTTCTATCCCGACGAAGCGTGGGTCCACGGACGCCGCCTCGTCGGGCGTCTGGTGGCTGAGGCTGTTGCCGCGGGCGCCGAGTGCCGTTTCGACAGCGCGGTCCGTGACATCGGCACCAGCGCGGACGGAAGCGTCCGGACCGTCGTGCTCTCCGACGGGAACAGCCTGGAGGCCGACGTCGTCGTGAACGCGACAGGGCCCGCCGCCGCTGAGATCGCCGGGCTGGTCGGACGGGCCCTGCCGATGCGCTGGGAACCCGGTGCCGTCACACGGATCGACTGCGACCGGGTCCCGATCCAGCGGGTCATGCACGCGCCTCATATCGAGATCCGTCCCGACGGGGACGCCTCGATGGTCCTGCACAGCCGTGAGATCGACGCGCTCATCGACACCGCCGTGAATCCGGCGGAACTCGGGCGGCTGCTCCAGGACGCGGTGCGCCGCGTCCTTCCCGGGCTTGATAGCTCCCGCATCGTGGAGACGCGGGTATCCAATCGGCCCATCCCGGACGACGGATTCCCCTCAGTGGGAGCAATACCTTCCGTGCCGGGCTACTACGAAGCCGTGTCGCACAGCGGGATCACGCTCGGGCCGGTGCTCGGCCGGTTGCTCGCCGAAGAAATCCTTGGCGGAGCACCGGACGCGCTGCTCGCGGACTTCCGTCCGGAGCGGTTCACGGCGTGA
- a CDS encoding GTP-binding protein: MVSGASDRALAADARDTSDVPGADVPGAGLPATTSVALKIAVVGPLGVGKTTFVTSVSDIAPLTTEEPMSGPPPAGVPATKTTTTVAMDFGRISIDERVVLYLFGTPGQERFWFLWDGLVEGALGAIVLVDVRRLEESFDVLERLEDRSVPFVVAANCFPDAPVYPVEELRAAMDLPTPVPVILCDARERSSCRDVLLDLSTYLLELVPNTMR; the protein is encoded by the coding sequence ATGGTCTCCGGCGCCTCTGACCGCGCCCTCGCCGCCGACGCGCGCGACACCTCCGACGTGCCCGGCGCCGACGTGCCCGGCGCCGGCCTGCCCGCGACCACCTCGGTCGCCCTGAAGATCGCGGTGGTCGGCCCGCTCGGCGTGGGCAAGACCACCTTCGTCACCTCGGTGAGCGATATCGCGCCGCTCACCACGGAAGAGCCGATGTCCGGTCCGCCGCCGGCCGGCGTACCGGCGACGAAGACCACGACGACTGTCGCCATGGACTTCGGCCGCATCAGCATCGACGAGCGAGTGGTCCTCTACCTGTTCGGGACTCCCGGTCAGGAGCGCTTCTGGTTTCTGTGGGACGGCTTGGTCGAAGGGGCGTTGGGGGCGATCGTGCTCGTGGACGTCCGCCGCCTGGAGGAGAGCTTCGACGTCCTGGAACGCTTGGAGGATCGCAGCGTTCCGTTCGTCGTCGCAGCGAACTGCTTCCCAGACGCCCCGGTGTATCCGGTCGAGGAGCTGCGCGCCGCGATGGACCTGCCGACTCCGGTGCCGGTCATCCTGTGCGACGCGCGGGAGCGGTCGTCGTGTCGCGACGTGCTGCTCGACTTGAGCACCTATTTGCTGGAGCTGGTGCCGAACACGATGCGGTAG
- a CDS encoding roadblock/LC7 domain-containing protein, whose protein sequence is MQLDWLLQGLVDGVPGARHALVLTGDGLRLAHYAVDEDVADRLAAICAGLQSLSSAVAEMFPGGDQRTRMIVIEVGGGYFYVMAAGEGAFLAVVADDGVDAGLMGRQMRDLVVRIGEHLASPARREGR, encoded by the coding sequence ATGCAATTGGACTGGCTGCTCCAGGGCCTCGTGGACGGGGTGCCGGGCGCCCGCCACGCGCTCGTGCTCACCGGGGACGGCCTGCGGCTGGCGCACTACGCCGTCGACGAAGACGTCGCCGATCGCCTCGCCGCGATCTGCGCCGGACTGCAAAGCCTGTCCTCGGCGGTGGCGGAGATGTTTCCGGGCGGGGACCAGCGCACGCGGATGATCGTCATCGAGGTCGGAGGCGGCTACTTCTACGTGATGGCCGCAGGCGAGGGTGCTTTTCTGGCCGTGGTGGCCGACGACGGTGTGGACGCGGGGCTCATGGGACGCCAGATGCGCGATCTCGTGGTCCGCATAGGGGAGCACTTAGCAAGCCCGGCGCGCCGGGAGGGCCGGTGA
- a CDS encoding cupredoxin domain-containing protein, which yields MNPRVDRSPGDPGRSRIPALAALAVATLALATACGSSSHPAAASASTAIQPGGGQSLAGAPGATATGPLADGTAMPSMTMPTATGSSGAPAAPVAGNAVAIKGFAFSPAALSVKVGTTVTWTNQDSDAHTVTSQGSGGPLNSAALATGQTYSYTFTKPGTYSYLCTIHPFMTATVTVTP from the coding sequence ATGAACCCGAGAGTCGACCGGAGCCCCGGCGATCCCGGACGGTCGCGCATACCGGCGCTGGCCGCCCTGGCCGTGGCCACCCTCGCGCTGGCGACCGCCTGCGGCAGCTCCTCCCACCCAGCCGCCGCGAGCGCCTCCACCGCGATCCAGCCCGGCGGCGGCCAGTCGCTGGCCGGCGCCCCCGGGGCGACCGCCACCGGACCGCTCGCCGACGGCACGGCGATGCCCAGCATGACCATGCCCACGGCGACCGGATCCTCCGGTGCGCCGGCGGCACCGGTCGCCGGGAACGCCGTGGCGATCAAGGGGTTCGCCTTCTCCCCCGCCGCGCTGTCGGTGAAGGTCGGGACCACGGTGACCTGGACCAACCAGGATTCCGACGCGCACACGGTGACGAGCCAGGGTTCGGGCGGGCCGTTGAACTCGGCGGCGTTGGCCACCGGTCAGACCTACTCGTACACGTTCACCAAGCCCGGTACGTACTCCTACCTGTGCACGATCCACCCGTTCATGACCGCGACAGTGACGGTGACCCCGTGA
- a CDS encoding DUF742 domain-containing protein — translation MERIYVITGGRSAPPAELDLVTLIVAADAAPPDLSPEQATMLRLCRRPLSVAELSAHLRLPFSATAVLVADLLAAGLVVQRRPVRAPGVDPELLKKVINGLRRL, via the coding sequence CTGGAACGCATCTATGTCATCACCGGCGGACGCTCCGCCCCGCCTGCCGAGCTGGACCTGGTCACCCTGATCGTGGCGGCTGACGCCGCACCGCCTGATTTGTCGCCGGAGCAGGCCACGATGCTGCGGTTGTGCCGCCGTCCGCTGTCCGTCGCGGAGCTGTCGGCCCATCTGCGCCTGCCGTTCAGCGCCACCGCCGTGCTGGTCGCCGACCTGCTCGCGGCCGGACTGGTCGTCCAGCGGCGACCGGTGCGCGCCCCCGGCGTCGACCCCGAACTGCTCAAGAAGGTGATCAATGGTCTCCGGCGCCTCTGA
- a CDS encoding RNA polymerase sigma factor: MYAKVGNRHDAEDLTSQVFLTAFGPLRATASVGEVRAYLLATARTVLATHWRSTLGHQVTVIDVDEAGLEDFSAPAQEERTGRTDERIGAILAGLPDRHRAILTLRFLRGYSIKAAAAELGVSVANAKVLQHRALRRAAGLDKEGEAS, translated from the coding sequence ATGTACGCCAAGGTCGGCAACCGCCACGACGCCGAGGACCTGACCTCCCAGGTGTTCCTGACCGCCTTCGGCCCGCTGCGCGCCACCGCCAGCGTCGGCGAGGTGCGCGCCTACCTGCTCGCCACGGCGCGCACCGTGCTCGCCACCCACTGGCGCTCCACGCTCGGCCACCAGGTCACCGTGATCGACGTCGACGAGGCCGGCCTGGAAGACTTCTCCGCACCGGCCCAGGAGGAGCGGACCGGCCGGACCGACGAGCGGATCGGGGCGATCCTGGCGGGACTGCCGGACCGGCACCGCGCGATCCTGACCCTGCGCTTCCTGCGGGGCTACTCGATCAAGGCGGCCGCCGCCGAGCTGGGAGTGTCGGTGGCGAACGCCAAAGTGCTGCAACACCGCGCCCTGCGCCGAGCCGCAGGACTCGACAAGGAAGGGGAAGCGTCATGA
- a CDS encoding ATP-binding protein, whose product MVGTAMGTALALCGAVVGWCVRVLITHRRVAAARVRCDAAEAENARWRQAHSGQTREPVEALAVLRDRAAAEGGSAIGSSANGIRADSIRTDGLRADGMRTDGSPDFAERAFVNIGRRVQAIVHKQLADLSEMQERHGGDPAVFADLMRLDHATALVGRFADSLVVLAGERPGRQWSEPVPVFSVLRGAMARIVDYRRVELAAAPEVELAGTAVEAVVHALAELLDNATRYSPPDSRVILTGRRTSAGVVIEVVDAGVGLAPQAAEHVARVLADPGAAGMDLADISGSPRLGLAVIGRLAHTVGFQASVRPSAAGGVKAQLLVPNELVLAPRGAADSPAVPRVPSQTGRAAQDASEPGVRPNGTPDGRPGGLPQRKRRPPTVPVTTTPVVAKTARARPESPSTDSGPAATDSGPGQWLDAFRGDPPGSPGDDTDRERGAAS is encoded by the coding sequence GTGGTGGGGACGGCGATGGGGACGGCGCTCGCCCTGTGCGGCGCGGTGGTCGGCTGGTGTGTCAGGGTACTGATCACCCACCGGCGGGTGGCGGCGGCGCGGGTGCGCTGCGACGCCGCCGAGGCGGAGAACGCCCGCTGGCGTCAGGCGCACAGCGGTCAGACGCGCGAGCCCGTGGAAGCTCTGGCGGTGCTGCGTGATCGGGCGGCGGCGGAGGGCGGATCGGCGATCGGCAGTTCAGCGAACGGCATTCGAGCGGACAGTATTCGAACCGACGGCCTTCGGGCGGACGGCATGCGAACCGACGGCAGCCCGGACTTCGCCGAGCGCGCCTTCGTGAACATCGGCCGCCGCGTGCAGGCGATAGTCCACAAACAGCTCGCGGATCTGAGCGAGATGCAGGAGCGGCACGGTGGCGATCCGGCCGTCTTCGCCGACCTGATGCGCCTGGACCACGCGACGGCGCTGGTCGGCCGCTTCGCGGACAGCCTCGTGGTCCTCGCCGGCGAGCGCCCGGGACGCCAGTGGAGCGAGCCGGTCCCGGTCTTCAGCGTGCTGCGCGGGGCGATGGCGAGGATCGTGGACTACCGGCGGGTGGAACTGGCGGCGGCACCGGAGGTGGAGCTGGCCGGGACGGCGGTGGAGGCGGTCGTGCACGCGCTGGCGGAGCTGCTGGACAACGCGACGCGGTATTCGCCTCCTGATTCCCGCGTGATCCTGACGGGGCGCCGCACGTCCGCCGGGGTCGTGATCGAGGTCGTGGACGCCGGAGTGGGGTTGGCGCCGCAGGCTGCCGAGCATGTCGCCCGGGTCCTCGCCGACCCTGGTGCGGCGGGCATGGATCTCGCCGACATCAGCGGATCGCCGAGGCTCGGCTTGGCGGTGATCGGACGGCTCGCGCACACGGTCGGGTTCCAGGCGAGTGTGCGACCGTCGGCTGCCGGCGGGGTGAAGGCGCAGCTGCTCGTGCCGAACGAACTCGTGCTCGCGCCGCGGGGAGCCGCCGATTCCCCGGCGGTTCCCCGGGTTCCGAGCCAGACCGGCCGGGCGGCGCAGGACGCAAGCGAGCCGGGTGTGCGACCGAATGGCACGCCCGACGGCCGTCCTGGCGGACTTCCGCAGCGCAAACGGCGTCCGCCGACGGTGCCGGTGACCACAACGCCGGTCGTGGCGAAGACGGCTCGGGCGAGACCCGAATCTCCCAGCACGGATTCCGGTCCCGCCGCCACCGATTCCGGGCCCGGACAGTGGCTGGACGCCTTCCGCGGCGATCCGCCGGGATCCCCAGGCGACGACACCGACCGAGAGCGAGGTGCGGCATCGTGA
- a CDS encoding thaumatin family protein, whose product MTGHRSGRRAYRPIVAGGLAAAAALALVLWIAGFGSGRSGGGADQAANSTTQLSTSGPASSAQSLPTPSSFATSATTSTRPPPASTTASTPTTSKSKSASTSTTVGASAAKPTTTNPASVTRPAGGHLITVVNADNQTIWAATNPNAQHPIPLTGWRLDPGQSVTFAVPAGWGGRVWGRTGCSFSASGAGHCLSGDCGGVFQCKGAGAPPATLAELTLDSFDGLDFYDVSLVDGSNLPMYINTSHRVGTDPVSQNGCYQGACTKPIVCPGPMQVKAAGQVVACTTPCAAFGGDAYCCRGQWAGRENCDPAKWPVDYAKLVYKDAEPYAYSYAFDDSATMSCKGDCDYRIVFGTSSSK is encoded by the coding sequence ATGACCGGGCATCGCAGCGGACGCCGGGCGTATCGACCGATCGTGGCCGGCGGACTGGCCGCTGCGGCGGCGCTCGCTTTGGTGCTCTGGATCGCCGGATTCGGGTCGGGTCGCAGCGGCGGCGGCGCCGACCAGGCCGCGAACTCCACGACGCAGCTGAGCACTTCCGGACCGGCCTCTTCGGCGCAGAGCCTGCCGACTCCCTCCTCATTCGCGACATCGGCGACCACGTCCACGCGACCGCCGCCGGCAAGCACGACCGCGAGCACACCGACCACCAGCAAGAGCAAGAGCGCCAGCACGAGCACGACTGTCGGCGCCAGCGCGGCGAAGCCGACCACGACCAACCCCGCCTCCGTCACCCGCCCCGCCGGCGGACACCTGATCACCGTCGTCAACGCCGACAACCAGACCATCTGGGCGGCGACGAACCCCAACGCCCAACACCCGATCCCGCTGACCGGCTGGCGCCTCGACCCCGGCCAGAGCGTCACGTTCGCGGTCCCGGCAGGCTGGGGCGGTCGGGTCTGGGGACGTACCGGCTGCTCCTTCTCCGCCTCCGGCGCCGGCCACTGCCTGAGCGGCGACTGCGGCGGCGTGTTCCAGTGCAAGGGCGCGGGCGCCCCGCCGGCGACCCTCGCCGAGCTGACGCTGGACTCGTTCGACGGTCTGGACTTCTACGACGTCAGCCTCGTCGACGGATCGAACCTGCCGATGTACATCAACACCAGCCACCGCGTCGGCACCGATCCGGTCTCGCAGAACGGCTGCTATCAGGGTGCGTGCACCAAGCCGATCGTCTGCCCGGGTCCCATGCAGGTGAAGGCCGCCGGTCAGGTCGTGGCGTGCACGACCCCCTGCGCGGCTTTCGGCGGCGACGCCTACTGCTGCCGGGGTCAGTGGGCAGGCCGCGAGAACTGCGACCCCGCGAAGTGGCCGGTGGACTACGCCAAGCTGGTCTATAAGGACGCTGAGCCGTACGCGTACTCCTACGCCTTCGACGACTCCGCGACCATGTCCTGCAAGGGCGACTGCGACTACCGCATCGTGTTCGGCACCAGCTCCAGCAAATAG
- a CDS encoding Rieske (2Fe-2S) protein, with translation MKRPIDRYVDSLLRRRRPPRFAPTEDDISVARAAIDLAAAAPDAQRPREAFVEDLRRRLAERQDAPQTAPAVPEAHRIRGRRRFLTATALTATGAVAGVGIDQALVGSASTAADGKANQELTPTTGTWQTVAAATDLPEGTVLSFDVGAISGFVRRVSGRVQAVSAICTHQGCRLHIDPPNNQFACPCHGATFSLTGAPLTRPHGTTPLPALPRLPVRIDAGNVQVYAPNQT, from the coding sequence ATGAAGCGCCCGATCGACCGCTACGTGGACAGCCTGCTGCGCCGGCGCCGCCCCCCACGCTTCGCCCCCACCGAGGACGACATCTCCGTGGCGCGCGCCGCCATCGACCTCGCCGCCGCCGCCCCCGACGCCCAACGCCCGCGCGAAGCCTTCGTCGAGGACCTGCGCCGCCGCCTCGCCGAACGCCAGGACGCCCCCCAGACAGCACCCGCGGTCCCGGAGGCGCACCGAATCCGCGGCCGCCGCCGCTTCCTGACCGCGACCGCTCTCACCGCCACCGGCGCCGTCGCCGGAGTCGGCATCGACCAGGCACTCGTCGGCTCCGCCTCGACCGCCGCCGACGGCAAGGCGAACCAGGAGCTGACTCCCACCACCGGCACATGGCAAACCGTCGCCGCCGCCACGGACCTCCCCGAAGGCACGGTGCTCTCATTCGACGTCGGCGCGATCTCCGGCTTCGTCCGCCGCGTGTCCGGACGCGTCCAAGCAGTCTCGGCAATCTGCACCCACCAAGGCTGCCGCCTGCACATCGACCCCCCCAACAACCAATTCGCCTGCCCCTGCCACGGCGCCACCTTCTCCCTCACCGGCGCCCCGCTGACCCGCCCGCACGGCACCACGCCGCTACCCGCCCTGCCCCGCCTGCCGGTGCGCATCGACGCGGGGAACGTGCAGGTGTACGCGCCGAACCAGACCTGA
- a CDS encoding transcriptional antiterminator BglG, producing MPDTATWSNRLGSDHSEALANLVAGLTDHASAHRLGVSERTVQRRIRELMDWSSSANRMQLGHRAALAAVGDLSCLPLPRRRLPELPAGHTPDEAAMHLLRLLLADAAADRTLNMSASSIERRIRELMKLAGARSRAQLGWRATWWGWL from the coding sequence GTGCCCGATACCGCGACCTGGTCGAATCGGCTGGGTTCGGACCACAGCGAAGCCCTGGCCAACCTGGTGGCCGGCTTGACCGACCACGCCAGCGCGCACCGGCTGGGCGTCAGCGAGCGGACCGTCCAGCGCCGCATCAGAGAGCTGATGGACTGGTCGTCATCGGCCAACCGGATGCAGCTGGGCCACCGCGCGGCGCTGGCGGCCGTGGGCGATCTGTCCTGCCTGCCGCTGCCCCGCCGCCGGCTGCCGGAACTGCCGGCCGGGCACACCCCGGACGAGGCGGCGATGCACCTGCTGCGGCTGCTGCTCGCCGACGCCGCCGCCGATCGGACGCTCAACATGAGCGCGAGCAGCATCGAGCGGCGCATCAGGGAACTGATGAAGTTGGCCGGGGCGCGGAGCCGGGCGCAGCTCGGGTGGCGCGCGACCTGGTGGGGGTGGCTCTGA
- a CDS encoding thaumatin family protein has product MVNKLSQTIWPAVAADPKHPVAATGWVLQPGASLTISIPDHWDVRVWARAGCQFNAAGSGHCLSGDCQGKFQCGSTWGEFPSTLAEFNLNAWQGMDFYDVSLVEGNNLPMYINQSGGSGPDPMNADGCTKAGCTHDASASCPSVLQVVRGGKVTACKSSCLALGGDQMCCLGQWSSRAACDPTKWPVDSAAVFKKAEPFAYSYVDDDATSVLTCTGECSYRITWGVSS; this is encoded by the coding sequence ATGGTCAACAAACTCAGCCAGACCATCTGGCCCGCTGTCGCCGCCGACCCGAAGCACCCCGTCGCCGCGACCGGATGGGTGCTGCAGCCCGGCGCGAGCCTCACCATCAGCATCCCGGACCACTGGGACGTGCGCGTCTGGGCGCGCGCCGGCTGCCAGTTCAACGCCGCCGGGTCCGGCCACTGCCTGTCAGGGGACTGCCAGGGCAAGTTCCAGTGCGGCAGCACCTGGGGCGAGTTCCCCTCCACGCTCGCCGAGTTCAACCTGAACGCCTGGCAGGGCATGGACTTCTATGACGTCAGCCTGGTCGAGGGCAACAACCTGCCCATGTATATCAACCAGTCCGGCGGCAGCGGCCCGGATCCGATGAACGCCGACGGCTGCACCAAGGCCGGCTGCACGCACGACGCCAGCGCCTCGTGCCCCTCGGTGCTCCAAGTGGTGCGCGGCGGGAAAGTCACTGCGTGCAAAAGCTCGTGCCTGGCTTTGGGCGGCGACCAGATGTGCTGCCTCGGCCAGTGGTCGAGCCGCGCCGCGTGCGATCCGACCAAGTGGCCGGTGGACTCCGCGGCGGTGTTCAAGAAGGCCGAGCCGTTCGCGTACTCCTACGTGGACGACGACGCGACCAGTGTCCTGACATGCACGGGGGAGTGCAGCTATCGGATTACTTGGGGAGTGAGCTCATGA